One Serratia liquefaciens genomic window, CAACAGCAGCAGTGAAATCATCGCCAGGCGGTGACGCCGCAGCCGCTGCCAGGCCTGGGCGGTCGGCGGCGGCGACAGCTGCGCCAGCGCCGGGAGTTGCGCTTGCCGCCAACGGCGACGACGCCCGAAAAATAAGGATGCCAACATAGTTACCTCAAACGAATGCGCGGGTCGGCATAGGCATACAAAATGTCCGCCAGCAGATTGCCTAAAATGGTCAATACCGCCAGAAACAGCGTAAAGCCCATCAATACCGGATAGTCGCGCGCCGCCAGCGAATCGATATGGATATGCCCGGCGCCCGGCCAGTTGAAGATTTTTTCGGTGATCAGCGCGCCGGAAAACAGCGCGGGCAGCTCAAAGCCCAACAGGGTGATGATCGGCAACAGCGCATTACGCAGCGCATGTCGCAGGATCACCGTCTTTTCCTTCAGCCCCTTGGCGCGTGCGGTACGGATATAATCCATGCGGATCACGTCCAGCATGCTGGCGCGGAAATAGCGCGTCAGGGTACCGGCCTGCAGCATCACCAACGCCAGCACCGGCAGCAACAGGTGCGCCGCCACGTCCAGTGCCCACGCCAATCCGCTGGCTTCGCTACCGGTGCGCAGCATGCCACCCGCAGGCAGCCAGTGCAGATCGACGGCGAACCATTTGATCAGCAACAGACAGAGGAAAAAGGTCGGGAACGACATGGCACCGAACACCGCCACGGTCACCAGATGATCGAACAGCGAATAGGGTTTCATTGCCGAGGCCACGCCCACCGCCAACGCAATGCCCCAATACAGCACCAGCGCCACCGACGCCAGCAGGAAGGAGTTCCAGATATACTGGTTCAACAGGGTACTGACCGGGATTTGGTATTGCAGCGAGAAGCCGAGATCGCCCTGCAACAGTTGGCCGAGCCAGTGCAGATAGCGGCTGAACAGTGGCTGATCCAGCCCGTAGAGCGCCCGCAGCTCAGCCGCGCGCTGCGGCGTCAGGTTGATGTTGCCGTCGATAAAGTCGCCGGGAGTCATCGCGAAAATAAAGAAAATCAGCAGCGACGCCAGTAGCATCATCGGCAGGGTTTGCAGCAAGCGGCGCAGGATAAAATTTCTCATGGTGTTTTCCGTCACCGCTGCCCAAACCGGCGCAGCGGTGCCTTGCCGTTACTGAGCCAGTTTAACGTCCGGCAGGCTGCCGGTCAGACCGTTGTAAACGTCCGGTTTAAAGCCGGTGACGCGCGCGCTGCTGGCGCTGAGCA contains:
- a CDS encoding ABC transporter permease; translation: MRNFILRRLLQTLPMMLLASLLIFFIFAMTPGDFIDGNINLTPQRAAELRALYGLDQPLFSRYLHWLGQLLQGDLGFSLQYQIPVSTLLNQYIWNSFLLASVALVLYWGIALAVGVASAMKPYSLFDHLVTVAVFGAMSFPTFFLCLLLIKWFAVDLHWLPAGGMLRTGSEASGLAWALDVAAHLLLPVLALVMLQAGTLTRYFRASMLDVIRMDYIRTARAKGLKEKTVILRHALRNALLPIITLLGFELPALFSGALITEKIFNWPGAGHIHIDSLAARDYPVLMGFTLFLAVLTILGNLLADILYAYADPRIRLR